One Populus nigra chromosome 16, ddPopNigr1.1, whole genome shotgun sequence genomic window, tatatatataaaatctatgTCCCATTCCAACAAGGAGGATGACAGAGCAATCACAGTCACTATTAAAATATCAGCCAGGTACacgggaattttttttatatcaaacagattttttatatataaaaaaagagttgcgtgtgagactaaaataaaaaatagacctaaagttaaaaaaataattcaagtcaaataaaaacaaatctttaaataacaaacaaataatgaaatggtgtgttttttttaatttaaaagggttaaaaacaaataaaataaaataaaaacaagccaAGTGTGTGGGTTCACCCAAGCGTTTGGTATACAGGCCTAACTCACACgccatgcttcttcttcttcttttaatagtAGGGGTGTACATAGACCAtctctttttttgtaaatattaaaggatgaatgACACATCGTtcatcttttcaattaaaaaaaaagataaatgacGCGTAGGGttttatgtattgttttttatctaaaaaattaattttcaactaGCTTTTTAGCCAAAAGACCTCAATAACATCATagacattataataaacccATAAGTGGCCTAAAAAACTACACAAAGACTCCAAATAAATTCGaaagcaaaaatattttgatgctcgattatattttttagtcaatttgAAGATGATAAACATATAGGTGGAATTCCTTTCGCTAAATGGAAccttttaacatcaaaattaacTATTTTAGTGGTTGATATCATTGTCAACgatgattttttctctctagtatttaaatttgataatgttctctttcttctctcaaaCCAagcattgagaaaaaaaaaagaatttttggattaaaaatgattttttaaaaaaaatatcagaaactAGAGGGatctaatatttataatttaaaaagtacagGGAtctaacatttataatttagaaAGTACGAGAACTACAATAAACATTTCATCAAAAGTTCCAAAAAGCCAATCATTTTCTACACCTTTTCCCTCTCGTCCcctatttgttaatttttccaTTCCTAAcaaattaaaccttcaattttGTTCTGTAAAGGTAAAAAATCGATGATATTACGAGTCTTGATCTATAATGACGGAAAATAGTACCttttagtattttgttaataaaatatataaaaaaagctagTGCAATAGAATTTCAATAATACCCTTCATATCAACCTAAATTTACTTTATAGCCTTGAAGAGTTCCCACTTATAATTAAATCTCTCTACTCCGTCAAAACCTATGctctaaataatataaaaatcatttgttaCCTTGTCGATTTAATAAACAATTCACATTTATTTCCTATTTTGCCAGGCCGAGAGATAACCTTGAAAAGCTAGGTGGCCCTAGCCGTGTCAATGGTCCACGATTGTGGGCTAGGTTACAAGCCCAAAGCCGGAGTCATGCTTCTCTTGATGGGGACTTATGAATCAGaataaactagttttttcaCGCCGCTGTCTAGggacatttttttaaatcaatttttatttaattcaattataataaaaatatatatatttatatgaaaggcaatgatttaaattttggcaagaaaatattttttattagatgaaatttaattttcttattgatatttaatttcttttacaaaaacatatctttttattaatataataatttttttaataagaaaatgccattaaaataaatattcataaaaatatcaatcatttgaattaagaaagaaaatattatcttttcaataaaaaaatccttctccctattcatttatttcttttttgttttgataaaaataaaaggtgaggctcaataaaaaaataaaaaaatcatgacttgATAATTTCTaagtgataaaaagaaaaaaaaataaaaaaataattaatctaaagATTAATATTATTCTCATCCAATATTCATCagcatatttttatatatataaattttgcatattagattcatatataataagtcacaaagtaatttttaatattattataaaaactataatcttATCTAAATAAACTATTACAAAATTaggtaatattttaaatatttttttattcatactaaatttaatttagaataaatagaaaactaaaatttaaaaaaaaattgaaaggtgATATAAAAAGATGCGAGGCGCTTGCGTGCTAACCGAGGAGGATTTGGTCGCTCACCTagccagaaaaagaaaaaggaacccGGACGCCCCTGGCcctttcttcatctttcttagTGGAAAGATGACACGTAGCCCCtcaaatcttttaataaaatcaacGGCTCATCGTTGCTTGGACTGACAACACGTCATCATTTAGATTAAAAAAGTTGGAGGAACTGTCGTCCTAAAATCCCTTGAAGCAAAGAGTGGAGATTTGACAGATTCTAGCGGGGATGGGAGGGTTTTTGGGGGCCCATTGGGGTATCAGTGAACTTGGGAATTGTGGGGGTTTTTGGGGGCCCATTGGGGTATCAGTGAACTTGGGAATTGTGAGGGTTTTTGGGGGCCCATTGGGGGTATCAGTGAACTTGGGAATTGTGAGGGTTTTTGGGGGCCCATTGGGGTATTAGTTAACTTGGGAATTATATCATTTCTAGCAACGTGAATGATGCAGACAGAAGCAAAGATGGAAAATCTACAGAAAAATTATTTGCAGAAAGTAAAACAGAGGGCGATGAGAAAATCGGTAGATTCGCGTGTGGTGGAGGCGAACTGTAAGTGGGTGAGGGATTATTCGAAGCCATACTGTCCTCCAGGCTCTTGTCCTTATCTTTAATAAGGATTTTGATTCAATGGCATCAATTTTAGAGGCGACTTCAGCTACAGTAATTTTATGTTGGTGTTTGAGGTATATtaacggttgtttttcaaaatattttttatttaaaaatttatcagaataatatttttttaaaaaaattataattgacatcaatatatcaaaatcatcaaaaaaaattaatttgaaataaaaaaaattaattttaatttttttaaaaaatatttttgatatgcaAAAATAAATGGGGTATTAACATCATCAGTGTCgtaattatcattatcatcatcaaattGATGTGGTGTCGATCTTGATCGAGTATTGAGAGATTTTATGTATTTCTCTTGAAATACTAGATAAGAGATAAATTTatgaagaatcaaaatgaaGATTGAGAAAATTAGATTTCTTTGGGGCTTTAATTtagagattttttaattttttttgaaaaaaacttaaCTAATTTATCTCCAAGAAAAGGGAGAGATTCTAACTACGGgaaattaagtgttttttattctttaaaaaagaaattcagtctcgattaataaacaaattaatttataaatacccTTTACAATTCAACATTGAAGAAGGAGTAATAAAACTGTAGAAAATCCAGTCAGTACAGAAGAGACAGAGGAACCGCGTGATAGGTAGAGCCATGGCACCACGAAATCTGACAACCTGGAGAATTCGTCCCTCTGCTGCAAGCTTTCAGACAGTGCAGGGAATCAACAGCTGGTTTCCAGGTATGCTTTTCTGACGAAGAAATAATGGAAATAAAGAATCGCCTTGTCCAGAAGCTGGGGCGCACTGAATTAGAGAAACTACAGTGAATCCTTGATGCTTTAAAATATACTAGTTCAAAATATACTagtttaagtattttaaaatacatgttttaaacaaaaatttatatataatttaaataatattttattaattaatagttaaataatttaaaacaaataatttactagtatatcatataaattaaaaccagctttataacttttatttttattattattcttcatATATTCATTCATTAATATATTATGTTGCTATTCTACATCAAATCTATTACtagaagaatttttttagatGCTATAAATTCAACAAGAATGAACTCAAATCAGCctataatttattcaaatattttataattataattaattttttttattgtatataacaATTCacaaaactataataatttcAATCTGCTTCGGTACATATACTGATATACTGAAATGACATCCTAAAATTATTCTATCATTCCGTTAATTCATGCTTCAGACACAGAGAAATCAGGCAGACACATTCCATCATcctgaaatgtgaattactggaAAATCATCATACTAAAATTAGCTTGAAAATCATCAATTCATCATACTAAACGAACTCAACGCACACCAgacaccaccaccactaccatTCATTGCAGCACCAAGGTATGCATAAATTCACATTTCAGTATGATGATTTTAATAACACCACAGAGGCACAGACATAGAGCAATCAGGACTGGCAAATTGTTATTGCAAATCATTCCATCAAGCAAAACATTATTAAGGGACAAATTGTTattcaaaatcattatcatGACCGGCAAAATCAACATTCAACATCTGTACAAGGGAATATTACAGTTTTACATTTTGAAGGCCTACAAGGGGAATATTACATCATGGGCAATCACATGAAGGTTGAAGATACAGGGGAACAACTTACGGTGACGAGGAAGCCGTTAATGATGAAGGCTGAAGAGGAGAGCGATGTTGCCTGCCGCTGTTGATGAAGAGGAAGCCGTGAGCTGTTGATGATGGGAAAGAAAGGAGATCGTTACCGCTGTTAATGAAGATTGAAGAGGAAATCATGAGCTGTTGATGATGGGAAAGAAAGGAGATCGTCGCCGCTGTTGATGAAAAGGAAGCCGTGAGCACTGATGACTGGCGTGAAGACTAGACTGATGATTGGAGTGAAGACTGGACTGATGACTGGGTCACTGGAGTGAAGACTGGACTGATCGTCGCTGCTTTTGTGGTTGCCGGTTGGTTAATAGAGAAGGAGATTAGGGATTTGTTCTCAGTGAAAAGGAGGATAGGCGATTTGGCAATGACTGGAGTGAAGACCGGAGACTTTGGAGTGACTGTGCATTTACCCAACCAATAGTCACAGGACAGCTGGGGCATGGAGGGAAACATTTGTTGAAAGTTTCCATCTCATTAACGTTCTTCGAGGAGTGAAGCTGCCTCCACATTACACCCAAGTTCTACGAAAAAAAACTGAGATATTAGTTTGAGATATTTTCttggaattcatttttttaaaatattagaaaagattATAAGAATTTCTTAGCATGTCTCTTAGTTCATGGGGATTTTTTCATCAGAGTTCTTGTTTTCGCTGTTTCCTGCGTTGCAAACCGTGTTTCATGGCAAAAATACATTTGTTGCTTTTTGGTCTTGAAACATAATTTGCACCAAACACACCCTTGAGCATATACCAGGTTTTCATTCCAGAACTCACCAGCAGCTATCTGGTAGTATGGGGGTGGCGGCGACGTGGCACAAAGGGGGAGTCCCATACCAGAAATAACTAACACTAACAGAATGAGTTAGTTAAAGCATCCATCCATACTCTCCCTCTCTTCACCCACCAAAAAACAACACTAACGATAGATATACCTTTCTTAATAATCTTGACGACCTACCATTCTCATTCTCTTCTCTTCCCTCCTTTCcaagaaaaaacttgaattcCCTCAAGAAAATGCCTCCTCTAAAAGCACTTGCCGCCTTGGTCATCTTTTTGGGCATAGCCTCGATCCTGTTGCAGCAAAGGTATTGGTTACCACTCTCTTCTAAGGTACTCTCTTTCTTACACTTTCATTCTTCTCAGTCCTGGTTTATCTACTTAACTGAAGGTTCTTTAAGGGTTTAGTGCTAAACTTTGCTTTCTGACTGACTTTCCTTCTtgcattttcttgttcttgttgcACATTTTGGGTTTTGAAGGCCAATTTCGAATTCTGCTAATTTCCTGGTTACTTTTATGTTTCAACATTTTTCTTACTGTTTCGATGCCTTTGTTTTCTCCCTAAATGCTCATTTTCACTCCTTCTTTCACTCCTTCCAATCTAAGATTATTTAAGGGTTATTAAACCTGCAGCTTTTGCTTTGTTTGCTTTCTTGCATGCATTTTCTTTATGCTCTTCTTTTTGGTGCGCACTTCATGGGTTTTTTTGAAGGCCAATTTGATGTTAATCAATGTTAGCTCCCCTGCTTTATCTTTTgctttctctcattttctttcccTCATTTAACGCTCCTTTTGTGTCTTTTGAAGGGAAAATCAACTCTATATGGACTTCAACAGTCTACTGCTGGCGTCCATCACTCTGAAGAGTTTTTCTTGCTGAATTATGAGGCAATGGAAAAGGATTTAAAGGTCTTTGTTTACCCAGGTGGAAACCCAAAAACGTGTTATCACTCAATAGATAAGAAGCTCAAGAGCAATTATGCAAGTGAGCATTATTTCTTCATGAATCTGAGAAACAGTTCGTTTTTGACTGAGAATCCTGATGAGGCTCATCTCTTCTTTATTCCCCTTTCTTGTCAGCCAATGGAAGACCAGGTATGTGCTTTAAACCCAGTAATTGATTTACTTTGATCTTTGTGATTGGATGTAAGAATTGGAACATTTGGTTTctttaatgcattaattctgAGATTACGTTCAACGTACTGATGCTGTGTTAATTAGCTGATTGATGCGACGATAGATATGACCACAAGTTTCTTGAAAGACtctattttagtgtttttgcaACATATGATACATAATTTGGATTTGGAGACTCTGTTCTTTTATATAGTTGTCTGATATGTTCAAGCACTTTCCTATATTTCCTCCCTTCTCACTCATTCTAGGTATACATAAAAAGAAactacaaaattttttttttttttttttgtaaatgcaGGATGCTTTACCTCGTTATAAGGAGATGGTTATCCAGAACTATGTCCGCGCCTTAACTATCAAATACCCTTACTGGAATAGGACTTTAGGCGCTGATCACTTTTTTGTCAGTTGCCATGGCATTGGCAACAGGGCTACTGCTGCTTTCCCATTTCTCCTGAAGAACGCAATTCGACTTGTGTGTTCACCAAGCTATGATTCCAACTATATTCCACATAAGGATGTTTCCCTCCCACAGATACTGGAGCTCTCTTTTCCTCCTGAAGGAGATGGCATGTGGAACgagtaatcttttttttttttggtgtaacAATTTATTTATGGTAGCAGTAGGGAGCTTTTGAAGGCATACATGCAATTCTGGATTCTCTATGAACGTTAATTTTTAAGTGAACTCAAATACTGAACTTCAGAATCTCGATGCAACTTGCAGCTCAACTATGGAGTCTCTCCCTATCCAGCTATCCCCAGTGGAGACTCGCCCTCCCAGGTAGTAAAATATTTACCAAGTTTTACTTTTCTGAATGCTTTTGCTTCATTTGAACAGAACAGCAGTACAATCTGGCATTAAAGTTCCCAAGTATCACATGCCTTTTGGGCAGGCCTTTTGTTTCTAGATATTAGCATGGTAGTTGTATTCTTAAGAATTCATTGCATAGTATTCAGTGGTCAATTCTTGTTGAAGATGTTGGATTTGATGAATGCTATTTCATCGCAGGACTAAACTTTGTTTCTGGGCTGGTTCTCCCAACTCAGAAGTAAGAAAGAATCTTCGAGTTCATTATAAAGGTTTAGAAGAATTTGAGATCCATTTCGTCGAGAATGTTAAAAGGGCATTGGTGCTAGatacttttcaaaaggagatacATAGGAGTAAGTTTTGCATCTGTCCTCGTGGGAAGACTCAAGTCGGTGGTGTTTGCTTAGCAGAGTCGATGGCTTTTGGATGTGTACCTGGTAAGAGAATGCTTCCCATTGGTGCTAGAACTTATTCATTATGCAGCCACACTTTACAACATTTTAACAGCTTTTTGTAGTTTGTGATGATGTCAAGCAATAACTTTCTTAGATAGAGCATAGATAGTAAAATCAAAAGAAGGGGATGTGCAGTTTACCCCAAAAGCAGTTCATGTGTCTTTCTGCAGTTATCATGTCCGACTACTATGACTTGCCATTCAATGACATCCTTGACTGGAATGCATTCTCTGTAATTCTCAAAGAGGATGATGTTCCCATAATGGGGGAGATTCTCAAAGGCATACCAGAAGACATGTTCGAGAAAATGCGTCAAAATGTTCACAAGGTAGATAAGATTCATCGTCTTCTGTTTCTTGCAACCCAAGCTCATTTCCAAGATGCTACTGTAGCCTTCCTGATTAACAGTAGCGTGCTTAAAATATGGAGGAATGTTTACCTTGATAACGTTTGGTGAGATTCTGCAGGTTTATTTATTATCTTCTGGTTTGCAGGTTAGCAAGTACTTCAAGTGGCATTTTCGTCCTGTCAAGTATGACGAGTTTCACATGGTAATGTATGAGCTATGGAAGCGCCGCCATATCATTAGGTACTGAACCACAAGAAGATGGTCCTAAACGACATTCCCCCCTGATTGCTTTGCTGGTTTCTGAAGCTAAATGCACATGGCGTTGCATGACGTGCTTAATAATACTTTAATTGAAGGAGATATCTGCCATGAGGCCTGCATTTGAAATCATGGATTCTTTACAATATCAGAAAGATTACAAATATATCTGGGTGCATATGAGTTGTATAAATTTAGTTGGTATGTTTTTCTCAGCGATTAATTAAGTCTTTAAGTGATGAAGATAACTGCAAATCAGTAGCTATTGAAACTGGTTTTGAACCGATGAATATATCTGCTTGTAAAGTATGTAATTACACTAAAattaacctgatttttttttgataatttttttaagtcgatttttttttattttatcctttaatattaaattgattgagaattgagctatTTAATtgaatctaatttaaaaatttaatgggtacaagttttagagattaaccATGGTTTAGAAAATTTACGCCGAGtttgcttgtttatttttgttttttaattttatcttttagtatttattcaattgaagattgaactcaattatttttatttattttctttttataaaagtttttattattttaacaccCGACTCGACCTAGCTGATTGACCCATGTAACTCGGGGCATATGTCAGGTtggaattcaataaaaatagggGGACAATTAACCCGATgtgatcaatttaaaaatttaggtTACCCCATAATttgatcaacttaaaaaaaatccaatcaaaatctattgaaattttcttttctttttcataaaatgatgtgttatttttactttttttaaaaaaatcttggttAACACACCCATGACTAGGAACTTGTCTAATCTCAGGGttagatttaaaaactatagaattttttactaattttaaaattaacgtgaattatctttgattttttatttatcattctttattgaattttctttaactaatttttaaaattaatgtattttttttaattttattatttaatattaaattagttaggAGTTAAGTTTCTTAATTCAACCTGGATCTAAGATTTCACGAATTGTAAATTTGAGAGATTAGTCTAGATTTGGAAAATTCATTCGagtttattcagtttttttttaaagcttcatcatttatttaatttgcttttttttattctttattaattttaaaaataatatagattatctcaaattgttttttttattattctttattaaaCCCACACGTCTTTGGAAAATGCAATTTATATATGAAGTGTTTTGACGACTTCATTAGAGTTATTCGATGATTTCcgatttagttttaaaaaatacaaggagATACAAGTAGATTTACCAAGTAGACAATATCTGTTTATGATGATGTACTGAGAAAGGACTGTCTGATTGTGTAACAAGTACTATCAATGGACCGCCTCTGATAAACCAAATCTTCAAACTAagaccataataataatatggttTTTTCCTCAATGTGTCAATCAAATTTAATGTATGTTTTTGTAATAGAATTACATAAACATATAAATGTTACCtattttgtaacaaaaaaaactgaaatcgttgatgataaaaaagcaaaattatcAATATAGATATGTTTGGTGATGTGgtatatgtgttttttaatttaaaatatattaaaataaaagtttttatttttaatattaacatatcaaaataattaaaaattattaatataatacattttagatataaataaaaataatttagaaagtAAAAATTATCACGATATCAAACATGCATGAAATCATTGCAGCTATAACCATCATCAACCCTATAATTGAGGACAAAACCATGATGTAGAATTAAAATGGCCCTTTAGCTAATTTTACGAAGAAAAAACTTGTTCTGAATTAACCTTAATTATTAGATTCATGGGATTCAATAGTTGTAGAAACAAAGAGAATCCGAGGACGGCATTGGTCGTGAAAAAAGCAAGGCCATCCGAGTTGttctgttttcatttttttcaatgttctGTGTCGTGAATCTGTGTGTTTGTATCATCCCCTGTTTTCGTTTGGTCACTGTCCTGATATC contains:
- the LOC133675406 gene encoding probable glycosyltransferase At3g07620 isoform X2 produces the protein MPPLKALAALVIFLGIASILLQQRYWLPLSSKGKSTLYGLQQSTAGVHHSEEFFLLNYEAMEKDLKVFVYPGGNPKTCYHSIDKKLKSNYASEHYFFMNLRNSSFLTENPDEAHLFFIPLSCQPMEDQDALPRYKEMVIQNYVRALTIKYPYWNRTLGADHFFVSCHGIGNRATAAFPFLLKNAIRLVCSPSYDSNYIPHKDVSLPQILELSFPPEGDGMWNDSTMESLPIQLSPVETRPPRTKLCFWAGSPNSEVRKNLRVHYKGLEEFEIHFVENVKRALVLDTFQKEIHRSKFCICPRGKTQVGGVCLAESMAFGCVPVHVSFCSYHVRLL
- the LOC133675406 gene encoding probable glycosyltransferase At3g07620 isoform X3 — its product is MPPLKALAALVIFLGIASILLQQRYWLPLSSKGKSTLYGLQQSTAGVHHSEEFFLLNYEAMEKDLKVFVYPGGNPKTCYHSIDKKLKSNYASEHYFFMNLRNSSFLTENPDEAHLFFIPLSCQPMEDQDALPRYKEMVIQNYVRALTIKYPYWNRTLGADHFFVSCHGIGNRATAAFPFLLKNAIRLVCSPSYDSNYIPHKDVSLPQILELSFPPEGDGMWNDSTMESLPIQLSPVETRPPRTKLCFWAGSPNSEVRKNLRVHYKGLEEFEIHFVENVKRALVLDTFQKEIHRSKFCICPRGKTQVGGVCLAESMAFGCVPAFCSL
- the LOC133675406 gene encoding probable glycosyltransferase At3g07620 isoform X1 yields the protein MPPLKALAALVIFLGIASILLQQRYWLPLSSKGKSTLYGLQQSTAGVHHSEEFFLLNYEAMEKDLKVFVYPGGNPKTCYHSIDKKLKSNYASEHYFFMNLRNSSFLTENPDEAHLFFIPLSCQPMEDQDALPRYKEMVIQNYVRALTIKYPYWNRTLGADHFFVSCHGIGNRATAAFPFLLKNAIRLVCSPSYDSNYIPHKDVSLPQILELSFPPEGDGMWNDSTMESLPIQLSPVETRPPRTKLCFWAGSPNSEVRKNLRVHYKGLEEFEIHFVENVKRALVLDTFQKEIHRSKFCICPRGKTQVGGVCLAESMAFGCVPVIMSDYYDLPFNDILDWNAFSVILKEDDVPIMGEILKGIPEDMFEKMRQNVHKVSKYFKWHFRPVKYDEFHMVMYELWKRRHIIRY